The genomic stretch CAGGGGCTCCTGGGGTGGTGGAGCGTGAAGTGGATGCCGGAGCTGTTGAGGTGGTGGAGCTCATCAACTGCAAAGACGAAAGCATCATCAACAGGAGCTTGCTTCAAGATCGCATATGATGATTTAAGATGGGTTAAGCATAGCTAACCGTAGTTAATATCAGTCGACTtggattaaaataatataaaaaataaaaaatacctaTCTAAACTAGTTTTAAAGTTGTAATATCATTTAAATCATCAGTTAATGGCATATTAACAGGTTTTAAGATTTGGCAATGACATATACTGCCGTCAAGTGAATCCATATTCCACTTGACAGTGCAATCGCATCACAACGAAGGACCACAAAAGTTCTGCTTCTTATCGTTAGATTGGATAATCTATGGCAAGTGGGCCATTCCATAACAAATTGCAAGGTTGGATCATACCCCACCCAGAACAAGAAAAATCTAAGGAACAAGACAGTACTGTAAACAATAATAAATAGATGAGGAAGGAATATTTCAATAGATTGTTAGGCTGCAAATTATGCTACGAGTAGTAGAAACGCCTGCCGACGACCTCATACTAATAGAATAAATGGTGGTTGGCAGTGGCCCCAAGCATTCGGAGGACTATTTCGTCCTTTAGAGAAGACATCAATGAATGCATCATCTCTTTGTCACATCATGCGTGCCTGCCTAACAAGCAGATTACCAGCTACCATTAATTCCTTTGCTGATGCGCGAAGGAATCATTAGAAGGAGATTGATGGATGAACAGCAGAAGAAGGATTTCTGTGAATCATTTTTCATCCCTGTTCAACCAAAATACTGCACTTCCATAAAATTAAATCAAGAGCTTATGCTGAGAAAGGAATATGAACTCTAAACTCGCGCTGCAGTGCTGTTATCACTTCTTGAGGTATTTTTCTAAGAAATCCAGGGAGGAAAAGATCCATTTCGTAATAGTTTCGTCTAAACATTGATGAAGAACAATGATTCCGGAAATTTTTATGGCTACGGTTCAAATTGAACTTGCATATACTTCGTCTTGATTTCCCTGAAACTTCATCATCATACTATATAAAAGTAAAAGGAACGAGCATGACAAAGCAGATGATAGGgatatcagaggtgatgtgatctcTTTAAACTTAATTCATGAAGTAATACGGAAACTTGAAGCATGAAATAAAGAAGATTACCCTTGTCCTTGGAAGAACATGAGCTACGAGGAACATCTCTGAGAGATGATGCTACTGTAAGCAGAAAAGTAGTGACCAAGAGAAGCAATCCCATCTCTTCTTTCGTATGTGGAGGAGCTCTGGCGTTCAGGGGGTCTATATATAGAGATTCCAGTAGAGCATGTGCTACACTACACTCCTACGGGAGGAGTAGCTTTCGACTCCACCGAAAGAAACAATGGTTGGTGAAACATCTATTATAGCCTGAATACAAAAAGGTAGAGATCAGTAAAAGAAACACTAAATACACTTAAAAGAGTTATCCTCATAGTCAATTTATTGGAGAAATATCGACTTACCATCCTCAACTAATTAGCAAATTTATATGTGATGCATGATCCAAATTGATTGAGCCATGCGAATGGAGAGTCATCTTGACGAGGTTGTCAAACACTCGAGTCAGTAATTTTGACGGCCTTCATCAAACCCAAACATAGCAAAGAAGATAGAGTAGGTAGAATTCTTAGTTTctggatgaaactccttgatttcCTGTCCCTAATTCAACAGCTAAATTAGGTTCTAGAGTTAATGTCTGGTCTCCTCCATCGGAAAGTCTATTTATTGTAGTCGAAGAACACATCACAATGATTCGGACAACTGATTTGTCACCTTTCCTCCCCTTGCAGATTCATCTCACTCGGGAAGCAAATCTTGCGGTAGGCTTCTTGAATTTGTCCTAAGCAAAAGGCaaaaaaaaggtgcatgatatcaTTTCAATTTAATATCTACTCTATAGTGACTGAGAAGCATGATCAATGACTCGTTTTTCAACTTAACCTCAGTTTTATGTGGAAACTCACAGCTAGTACAATATCGGTATTGATTCAGTGATATAGACATGTCGAACAAACTTGTTAGCTCAATTCATCAAGTATCACCAGAATTTGACTTATGCATGAACATAGCACTATGATAAGTTTCATTTCCAATGGCTAAAGGATATCTAAAGCTTGTAATTTCATTACATAAAAAATCAATGTCCAGAAGAATAAACTAAAGAAAAaaccttttgatgcataattgTTGTTGACATTCAGTAACTGTAATGCTTGGTGCTTTGTGATGCCAAGAAACAATTGTAATCACGATGCCAAGAGGGACTAAAAAAAACTGGCAAAAGGATCCAAAACCAATCAACTACCGCCTGATTATGAAGAATAATCATAAGACTGGCAAAAGCTATAGTCAGACAGGTCTCTCATCCTCTAAAGAAGCAGTTTATAGTCTTGTATTATTTTGGGTGACAATTCTATAGGTTGCTGAAACCAGTATGGACCTATTGGAACTTCCAGTAATGACTATTTACAATATAATCCACAAACTATAACAGCACTGAGGAATATTTGTCATTATCTTGCGTCAAAACACAGTTATTCATGGCTAGTCCATGTTAGGATAATGATGTTTAAGCACTGATATTGGAGACATTGAAAAGTTTCaatgaaaacaaaaaacaaattacTTGCAAGCCAATACTAAAATCATGACCTTTACATCTAGGAAATAAGCTTCTGATTTTGTGTTGTACTAATGTTCAAAAGCTTTTAAATTATGTTGCAAAAATGAAAATTGGAAGTGCAGTCAAATCTACAATCATACTCTGACAGTTTCAGATTCATATATTTCGATAGTGGGCTCCTGTATCAATTGTCTATTTCTCAAATGGATCCTTCCTAGTGTACATGTTTTGCGGCATCTGACACCATTAAGTGGGATTCTCCTCTTCTGATGTGAATATTAAGGGTGGTCTCCATACATAAAAGCATAATTCTTATTCTGACGTTAAAAACAATGAGATAGATAATTGAGAATAGACTTTCAATGAGCAAAAGAAAAACATAAGATTTGTACCTAGAGAGGATGCAGGGTTGCCTTCATAGTCATCATACGTGTTCTGCTGAACCCGATCTAACCCAAATCAGTGCCCGATGAAGCCAATGAACGGAAAGGAAACCTATTTAACAAATGTTCAAACCAACTTCATGGTATCAAGTTATCAACCATTGTGTAGCATTATCGACAGTCATGTTAAATACAATATAAAGACACCATACTGTACAAAACTTGGAAAAAACTTCATGGACACAAATGCTTGAATCAATCCAGGATTGTGACTGCTAACTCCAGAAGTCCAAGGCAAATTGGTATAGTAGACAGCTGGTTCTTTTGATTCCAAGGCAATTCATTCCAACGCAACTGGTCTTTCAGCAACCCCAGAACTTCCATCAGCTTCCAAAGTTGTATTCTGCATCTGAATTCTGCTGCCAGACACAGACGTTTTGCTTTTGGAATTGATCACCTTCATAAAGGATGAAACACCAGAAGTTTTTGGTTCCTTTCTCTTTCTAATAGTCTCAGCCCAACCATGCAAAGTTGATCGTAATTGCTCATCGAAGATAGCTTGCTTGAACATGTCACCCATCTTCACAATTTGATGCGTTAAACAAGCTGAGTTAGCATATAGATGCAGTGAACATTCTGAAAGGCTAGGAAAGAAATGGCTGCATGATCTAACCTGAGTGACAATGGTGTACAATGGGAGAGTGCTGTAGCTGCAGAGAACTTGGATAATAACACTGTCAAGATCAAACTCCTCAGTTAAAACAaagaagattagttaaagattttAACAGCATTTCTGAAATTTAAGAATCAGCATCTACATCTCTAATTAAAGTACTAGCGGTTGTCCTTTTAATACCCAACAAGAAGCCTGGGGACGATATACCCAACTTTTTCCATGATGCAGGAGTAAAATCCATAGGTGCTCTGCGGATACCAATATCAATCAGAATTAATGCAGATCAAGGGTAGATGTGGTTCTTTTCATGAATATGCTTACAATTATCCAGAAGAAATAGGCAAGCTCAAAAGCATTCTGAAATAAGATGAAATGTATCAAGTAAAGGAGGATTCCTGGCTGATTAAACCAGAAATGATGATCAGATGGCTTCACTTTTGGTACTTGACCATCTGTGGGCTTCTCAGCAGCTTCTTGAGCCAGACATGTTATAATATGCTCCAACTTTGTACCGACAGCTAACAGAAGCTGAAATTTCATCAATCCACAAATAAGGTCTTGAATTGCCCTGAGATATTACATTTAATCTGGATTTCCTAAAAAGATATAGCTGTTACAATGGTGCATATACTTACAACTAGAGGCAAGAAAGACAGCCAAAAAAATGTGTGCCATCCTGCAAGGAATAAATTAAACAAAAGTTGGGATAGGTTTTAAACATCAAGCCTGAATTCAGAATGCAAATCAAATACTATGTGCAACAATAACTTTCAAATTGTAAAGATACATGAGCACAAGTtactttaaaaggaaaaaaaacacaGAAAACAGGAGCACAAAGTTGGTTCTTCTAAAATTGATTAACCTGAACTTACAAACTTTAGTACCTTATTAAAATTCTcctgatgagaaaaaaaaaacatggttTGTTAATATTAAAAGAGTGAAGGTTACAACCATATCAAAGTTCCCTTTTCATTGATTTTTCACATTTGAAGTCAAAATAATCCTAGACAAGGTTcggttctttttcttctctttgtgaCCCTTATGGAGATGATGTGAACTATAAATCACTGGAACTTGGTCATGTGAGACGAGTTATCATAATAATAAAGGTCTAGGAGCCATATAGAAGGATTTTTATCTGTAGAATTTTGATATCTAATTTAAGATATAGCATATGCACAAgcgaagagaaaaaagaaaatcttggtgttttttttttcatcttgaaACTATATCCCATATTTATTATCAGCCAAAACAGAAAAAAGAAGTGTGGGGACAATTAATTGGGATTATGATATCTGAATGTAGAATGAACTAGAATTAATGTGGGGACAATTAATTGGGATTCTTGGTATGATGTCTAAATAGAAAACCTAGAATGAACTACTTATTATGTGTACTATACATTATCAGTCAATAGTAGACCAGGAAGTTTTGCTGATAATTTATATTTCTAGCTATCTCTAAAATATAAATTCTAAAATGTATATTTCTGTACCCGAATGCCAGTTCAGAAAATAGCCAGAGTCGAGTATCTGAATGGTTGAATTCATCCAAAACTAGCAACCTCAACAAGGTTTTGTTTGATTATCAGTGGTAATGCAATCAAAGCTATATAACTTATTTTCAACATACCATTCACATTCAGCAAGAGGAATAAGACTACAAAAAGCCACAAGTACCATCTGCATTGACATAGTACACACATTTAAGCTGGATTCAAAACTGATTAAAAGTAATAAAGGAACTTCCCTTTGCATATTATCCACCTTATACCAACAACAATCTTGAAATCATCCTCAAGAGTTCGTAACATATATTTGTGAAAATCGAAGTCTGGGTTCGAACTGCAGTGTTTCTAGAGTGATatcaagaaataacaagaaaTGATCAGAAAAAAAGAAGGGGGATGGTACACAAATAGAcaaattaaatgaaaaaattatCACCATAATTTTCCTAAAAATTATGCAACTTACCATTATAAACCCTGATCGCAATGCTCTGTAATCTGATTTGGTAACAGAAGCATAAAACTGTTTCAGGAATGACATCTACATTCGATAACAAAGCAATGGGTGAATTGGTAATTCACCAAGTAATGAAAAGATACTAACAATGCATAAATGGCCATGGCTACTGCATAGTTCAATAGTTTTCAAGATCTATAGGGATACAGTGTACATGTATTTTTGTAAGGACAAGTATGAAATTGGCCAGTAATGCTTTTGCACTATTCTACGTTTGGAGTTTGGACTGCTTTTGTTATCTAAGAATTTATCTGAATGCTAGTTAATATAAATATGTCTATGAAAACTAAAGTAACAGGCTGGAATACTTGCACTCACAGTCAAAGAAGAGAATAATTTGCCCTCTTTCATCAAGTAAATAACAATCATATGATTCCTACAAGCCAATTGgtgcaatataaaaaaaaaacgatGAATCAACTTACTATCCAGCATAAGACAACTGATCTTTGCTGAAGCCCCTCTGTATGCTCCATCACAAACTCATTATGTTGCTGAACATGTGTAGAGAGTTCCTCTGTAGATACTGCAGGAAATCTTGTATTACAGAATAACAAAAAGATCTCACTCTTAAATGATGATCGCAAAGTTAGAGGGCCAGAAACTGATAAATTAATATGTTACATGTCTCTTTCTTTGGCTGCCCTTTCCTGATATCATTTTCCCAGAGCTTCCATTTTCTAATCTGCAAAAGATCAATCATTTATTTTAGTTCCTTCTGTCCAAATGTCATCTATTTCCATCACCTACATATTATTTCCTCTGTAAATGCTTGTTGGCTACCTTTGCTCCTCCTAGAACCATGGTCGTTGCACAGAACACAACATGGACTACTGCTAGCACAAATATAAAAATGTGCAGTTGATGTAATGCTTCCAGCGACAAAAGTGGAACTTTTCCCTGAGAAAGTTACTGCTTAATTAATACTTATGCAACTAGCCAACAATGACTTTCTTGCATACACTAGAAACTTGAATGTTGTTAAAACTTAAATATACATGTTTCAAAAAAAAAGATACATGCATACATACTTCATGTATGTTCCTTTATCAAGATGCTTCCACAAAACATAACTTATATGTGGACTTATATTGCAACCAAATATGAAGTGAACATAACATATGTACTCACCGAGACGGTGGTTACAGATTTAACTTCTCAAATATTGGTCCTTTGTcccttttaaaatataaatctttATAAATGTAGCTTATTAAAATGATTGTGTCTAACAAAAATGCATTGTATCATTAATTATGTAAATGAGAGGTTGTTATGGaccatatacatatgcatatatgcatgcaAATAAGCGCTGTTCATGAATGTACATAATGTTTAAATGTTCATGTACAAAAATGCATGGGTAGCGGTATTAAGTTCGAGAGTTTTGCAGACCTATGATCAATTATTTCATATATGAACCTTCAGCTAGACAAATTCTTATATCAACTGGTAAAAGAGAACTTAACATGCAATCACCCACTTTGTTAGAACCACAACTTATCACAAGCTTGATAACCTAAATAACATCAATAAATAGTCAAAATACTATATTATCACATGGATTTCCAATATGGTGATACTGGTCAAATTCAAATTGGTTCAGAACAAATTTGACGACATATAAGCTTAGTGACTCATCTGGCTTGGGAGTTACGGATTTGTGGAAGATAGAGTTCTGGATTCAACAAGATCTTACATGTAGGCTGTCCAATTATAGCTTTATAGCAGAAACCAATGCTTCTTTTTTGAGTTCTAATAATGTAGCAGGTGGGTTTATCATTAAAGATCAGCAAGGAAGCTTGATAGCTGCCAGATTTGTAGCAAGAGGCATGAGCTTAGTTCTTCATGCTGAATGTGCAGCAATTTTGGAAGGCCTTCGTTTTGCGTTAAATGGTAGCTTAA from Musa acuminata AAA Group cultivar baxijiao chromosome BXJ1-3, Cavendish_Baxijiao_AAA, whole genome shotgun sequence encodes the following:
- the LOC135620089 gene encoding MLO-like protein 13 isoform X2; this translates as MAGPESHESLEYTPTWVVAAVCTIIVVISLLVERFLHYLGKFLKHNQQDALYKALQKLKEELMLLGFISLLLTVFQRTISRICVSKRLFHHMLPCKENSFPPNQEVHRAKGLKLQLTWNNRKLLSEDEDSDFCMRQIRKWKLWENDIRKGQPKKETLSTEELSTHVQQHNEFVMEHTEGLQQRSVVLCWIMSFLKQFYASVTKSDYRALRSGFIMKHCSSNPDFDFHKYMLRTLEDDFKIVVGIRWYLWLFVVLFLLLNVNGWHTFFWLSFLPLVLLLAVGTKLEHIITCLAQEAAEKPTDGQVPKVKPSDHHFWFNQPGILLYLIHFILFQNAFELAYFFWIISTYGFYSCIMEKVGYIVPRLLVGVIIQVLCSYSTLPLYTIVTQMGDMFKQAIFDEQLRSTLHGWAETIRKRKEPKTSGVSSFMKVINSKSKTSVSGSRIQMQNTTLEADGSSGVAERPVALE
- the LOC135620089 gene encoding MLO-like protein 13 isoform X1, whose protein sequence is MAGPESHESLEYTPTWVVAAVCTIIVVISLLVERFLHYLGKFLKHNQQDALYKALQKLKEELMLLGFISLLLTVFQRTISRICVSKRLFHHMLPCKENSFPPNQEVHRAKGLKLQLTWNNRKLLSEDEDSDFCMRQGKVPLLSLEALHQLHIFIFVLAVVHVVFCATTMVLGGAKIRKWKLWENDIRKGQPKKETLSTEELSTHVQQHNEFVMEHTEGLQQRSVVLCWIMSFLKQFYASVTKSDYRALRSGFIMKHCSSNPDFDFHKYMLRTLEDDFKIVVGIRWYLWLFVVLFLLLNVNGWHTFFWLSFLPLVLLLAVGTKLEHIITCLAQEAAEKPTDGQVPKVKPSDHHFWFNQPGILLYLIHFILFQNAFELAYFFWIISTYGFYSCIMEKVGYIVPRLLVGVIIQVLCSYSTLPLYTIVTQMGDMFKQAIFDEQLRSTLHGWAETIRKRKEPKTSGVSSFMKVINSKSKTSVSGSRIQMQNTTLEADGSSGVAERPVALE